In the Chryseobacterium sp. MYb264 genome, one interval contains:
- a CDS encoding protein-L-isoaspartate(D-aspartate) O-methyltransferase, with amino-acid sequence MTQDSFVHKGKRKILVDYLRNRIGISDERVLSAMNQVPRHLFIESIFEDYAYEDRAFPILAHQTISHPSTVAEQSELLQVREGEKVLEIGTGCGYQTAVLLAMKAHVYTVERQKDLFDFSKKKLREMNLYPKFQSFGDGFAGLPTFAPFDRIIVTCGASVLPTELLKQLKVGGKMVIPLGPTDEQVLYRFTKVSPTEFEKEEFGAYKFVPMLGSTNQ; translated from the coding sequence ATGACGCAGGATTCGTTTGTACATAAAGGAAAAAGAAAGATTTTAGTAGATTATCTCCGAAACAGGATCGGAATCTCTGATGAACGTGTACTTTCGGCAATGAATCAGGTACCGAGACACCTTTTTATCGAAAGTATTTTTGAAGATTATGCCTATGAAGACCGTGCCTTCCCGATTTTGGCACATCAAACCATTTCACATCCGTCTACCGTTGCCGAACAGTCTGAACTGTTGCAGGTAAGAGAAGGCGAAAAAGTTCTTGAAATCGGAACGGGTTGTGGTTATCAGACTGCTGTTCTATTAGCAATGAAAGCCCATGTTTACACGGTTGAAAGACAAAAAGATCTTTTTGATTTTTCAAAGAAAAAACTTCGCGAAATGAATCTCTATCCAAAATTTCAGAGCTTTGGGGATGGTTTTGCCGGGCTTCCGACTTTTGCACCTTTTGACAGGATTATTGTGACCTGCGGCGCTTCTGTTTTACCCACGGAATTATTAAAACAATTGAAAGTAGGCGGAAAAATGGTGATTCCATTAGGCCCGACCGATGAACAGGTTTTATACCGATTTACCAAAGTTTCTCCCACAGAATTTGAAAAAGAAGAATTTGGAGCGTATAAATTTGTACCGATGTTGGGAAGCACAAATCAATAA
- a CDS encoding 2-hydroxyacid dehydrogenase, which yields MKVFVNKRIPEIGINMLKDAGLEVFIPEHDTLSHDEWLSYCKENDAILSVGGAFKYDQDFFNECPNIKTIALYSVGFDHVDIKEANQRHIPIGNTPDVLSKATSDVAFLLMQSVARRASFNFEKVKSGNWGDFDPLHALGQELYGKTLGIFGLGRIGFEMAKKAQKAFDMNIIYHNRHHNEEAERELNAKYVSFDELIEQSDVLSIHANFRPEQKELFNASIFEKMKPNAIFINTARGGFHNQKDLYDALAEHKIWGAGLDVTNPEPIFKDDPILELSNVCVLPHIGSATIEARDGMARLAAENIIAYSKGDKLPHCANPEVYNN from the coding sequence ATGAAAGTTTTCGTAAACAAAAGAATTCCCGAAATAGGAATTAACATGCTGAAAGATGCGGGATTAGAAGTATTCATCCCCGAACATGATACTTTATCACATGATGAATGGCTAAGCTACTGCAAAGAAAATGATGCGATTTTAAGCGTTGGAGGTGCATTTAAATACGATCAGGATTTCTTCAATGAATGTCCGAATATCAAAACAATTGCTTTGTATTCTGTGGGATTTGATCATGTGGATATTAAAGAAGCCAATCAAAGACATATCCCAATTGGGAATACACCGGATGTATTAAGCAAAGCGACTTCCGATGTTGCCTTTTTATTAATGCAATCGGTTGCAAGAAGAGCGAGTTTTAATTTTGAAAAAGTAAAGAGCGGAAATTGGGGCGATTTTGATCCGCTTCATGCGCTAGGTCAGGAATTATACGGAAAAACATTAGGGATTTTTGGATTGGGAAGAATCGGTTTTGAAATGGCTAAAAAGGCTCAAAAAGCGTTTGATATGAATATTATTTATCACAATCGCCATCATAATGAAGAAGCGGAAAGAGAGCTTAATGCAAAATATGTTTCATTTGATGAACTCATCGAGCAATCGGATGTTTTAAGTATTCATGCGAATTTCAGACCTGAACAAAAAGAATTGTTCAACGCTTCTATCTTCGAAAAAATGAAACCGAACGCTATTTTTATAAACACGGCGAGAGGTGGTTTCCATAATCAGAAAGATCTGTATGACGCATTGGCTGAACATAAAATCTGGGGCGCGGGACTGGACGTAACGAATCCTGAACCGATTTTCAAAGACGACCCTATTCTGGAGCTTTCCAATGTTTGTGTACTGCCACATATCGGTTCTGCGACTATTGAAGCCCGCGACGGAATGGCGAGATTAGCCGCTGAAAATATTATTGCCTATTCAAAAGGAGATAAGCTTCCGCATTGTGCGAATCCTGAAGTGTATAATAATTAG
- a CDS encoding endonuclease domain-containing protein, whose protein sequence is MKENLTEINGILIYKNFIENLPYNPKLKPLLSGKRKAGILSEVLFWRQVRSKTFHQIDFDRQRIIGNFIVDFYVKNLGLIIEIDGWSHDNKEVYDEVREIYLESLGLKIFRIKDFDVKNNLSVVMTDLEDFIIENYKY, encoded by the coding sequence ATGAAAGAAAATTTAACTGAAATCAATGGAATTCTCATCTACAAGAACTTTATAGAAAATTTACCCTACAATCCAAAATTAAAACCCTTGCTTAGCGGAAAACGAAAAGCTGGAATTCTTAGTGAAGTTTTATTTTGGAGACAAGTTCGTTCCAAAACATTTCATCAAATAGATTTCGACAGACAAAGAATCATCGGAAATTTTATTGTTGATTTTTATGTGAAAAATTTAGGATTAATCATTGAAATCGATGGTTGGAGTCATGACAATAAAGAAGTATATGACGAAGTAAGAGAAATTTATCTTGAATCTTTAGGATTAAAAATTTTCAGAATTAAAGATTTTGATGTGAAAAATAATTTATCCGTTGTCATGACGGATTTAGAAGATTTCATTATTGAAAATTATAAATACTAA
- a CDS encoding DUF1801 domain-containing protein codes for MNSDIQNYNTSQSESDQMICEKLSELINENLTDAESKIWHAHPVWFLDENPIVGYSKQKKGIRLMFWSGKSFNEEFLNINGEKFQDASVFYNNIAEVNENDIKKSLEKSKEIQWDYKNLVKRKGELILIKK; via the coding sequence ATGAATTCCGATATCCAAAATTATAATACTTCTCAATCAGAATCTGATCAGATGATTTGCGAAAAATTATCAGAGCTCATCAATGAAAATCTGACTGATGCGGAATCTAAAATCTGGCATGCTCATCCCGTTTGGTTTCTTGATGAAAACCCAATTGTAGGATACAGCAAGCAAAAGAAAGGAATTCGACTGATGTTTTGGAGCGGAAAATCTTTTAATGAAGAATTCTTAAATATCAATGGCGAAAAATTTCAGGACGCTTCGGTTTTTTATAATAATATTGCTGAAGTGAATGAAAATGATATTAAAAAAAGTCTTGAAAAATCAAAGGAAATTCAATGGGATTATAAAAATCTTGTCAAAAGAAAAGGAGAGCTGATTCTGATAAAAAAATAA